The following proteins are encoded in a genomic region of Dyadobacter sp. UC 10:
- a CDS encoding T9SS type A sorting domain-containing protein yields MKKLYTVILLIVFSQTTNAQKIRFFYDEAGMRVKRGEENALPVTLVRFDVRKIEKEMQIEALLEWETSTEQNSDRFEIERSHDGKSWYLVGTVPATGGKNETSRYDAINAAPLEGQNYYRLKMIDRDDSFAYSQIRNIFLESTAVLYPNPVKNRLFIQGILCKSVQVLNTRGQILIAKASVNEEGIDISHLPDGTYIVKITGSGGETTTRTIAKR; encoded by the coding sequence ATGAAAAAACTATACACCGTCATCCTCCTCATTGTATTTTCTCAAACCACAAATGCGCAAAAGATCAGGTTTTTTTATGACGAAGCCGGCATGCGCGTAAAACGAGGGGAGGAAAACGCACTACCGGTAACACTGGTACGCTTCGATGTCAGAAAAATCGAGAAAGAGATGCAGATCGAAGCACTGCTGGAATGGGAAACATCAACCGAACAAAACAGCGATCGCTTTGAAATTGAGCGTAGCCACGATGGAAAAAGCTGGTACCTGGTCGGTACAGTTCCCGCAACAGGAGGCAAAAATGAAACGTCCCGCTATGACGCAATCAACGCTGCGCCGCTGGAAGGACAAAATTATTACCGGCTAAAAATGATCGACCGCGATGATAGCTTTGCGTACAGCCAGATCCGCAATATTTTTCTAGAATCGACTGCGGTTCTATACCCGAATCCAGTCAAAAACAGACTGTTTATTCAAGGGATTTTATGCAAGAGCGTGCAGGTACTTAACACTCGCGGGCAGATACTGATTGCTAAAGCCAGCGTAAACGAGGAAGGAATCGACATTTCGCATTTGCCGGACGGGACATACATTGTTAAAATAACAGGATCCGGCGGGGAAACGACTACCAGGACTATCGCCAAAAGGTAA
- a CDS encoding DsbA family oxidoreductase — MKVEIWSDVMCPFCYIGKRKFEKALEQFPQKDKIQVEWKSFQLNPAMKTEPGKSINDYLAEVKGWSPDYAVQMNDHVSSIAAEVGLEYNMDKAVVANSFDAHRFVQYAKTKGKGDDAEEQLFKAYFTDGKNTADHVTLLDLGTQIGLDADELKSVLDGSKFSDEVRKDIYEAQQVGARGVPFFVLDRKYAVSGAQQPETFLGALEKSFSDWEKVNPEPLVSLADGANCTVDGQCD, encoded by the coding sequence ATGAAAGTTGAAATATGGAGTGACGTCATGTGCCCTTTTTGCTACATCGGTAAAAGGAAATTTGAAAAAGCATTGGAACAATTTCCGCAAAAGGACAAGATCCAGGTGGAATGGAAAAGTTTTCAGCTCAACCCGGCTATGAAGACGGAGCCTGGAAAAAGCATAAATGATTACCTGGCGGAAGTGAAAGGCTGGTCACCGGATTATGCTGTGCAGATGAATGACCATGTGAGTTCGATTGCCGCTGAGGTGGGACTGGAGTACAATATGGATAAGGCCGTGGTTGCAAATTCATTTGATGCGCACCGCTTTGTTCAATATGCGAAGACAAAGGGCAAAGGCGATGATGCAGAAGAGCAGTTATTTAAAGCCTATTTTACCGATGGAAAAAACACTGCGGATCACGTGACACTGCTGGATTTGGGAACTCAAATCGGGCTTGATGCCGACGAATTAAAATCTGTTCTGGACGGATCAAAATTCAGCGACGAGGTTCGGAAAGATATTTATGAGGCGCAGCAAGTTGGTGCGCGGGGAGTGCCTTTCTTTGTTCTTGACCGAAAATATGCCGTTTCAGGCGCCCAGCAGCCGGAAACGTTTCTGGGAGCACTGGAAAAATCCTTCTCCGACTGGGAGAAAGTAAATCCCGAACCGTTGGTTTCCCTCGCCGATGGCGCCAATTGCACCGTCGACGGGCAGTGCGATTAG
- a CDS encoding winged helix-turn-helix transcriptional regulator encodes MKNSEVVINGHTQGDCTKSILPVRDALEVLSGKWKLPIIISLMFGNKRFSQIAREVPGITDKMLSKELRDLESNELVKRTVYDSIPVVVEYSLTEYGHSLKVVIEVLRNWGQKHRERMMADV; translated from the coding sequence ATGAAAAATTCAGAGGTTGTAATAAATGGACATACGCAAGGCGACTGTACAAAGAGCATTTTACCTGTACGCGACGCGCTGGAAGTATTAAGTGGCAAGTGGAAACTGCCGATCATCATTTCGCTGATGTTCGGAAACAAGCGATTTTCCCAGATCGCACGGGAGGTGCCCGGTATTACCGATAAAATGTTATCCAAAGAGCTACGCGATCTGGAATCCAACGAACTCGTAAAAAGGACCGTTTACGACTCGATCCCGGTAGTGGTAGAGTACTCGCTGACAGAATACGGACATTCGCTTAAAGTGGTCATTGAGGTGTTGCGGAACTGGGGACAGAAGCACCGGGAGCGGATGATGGCGGATGTTTGA